The Novibacillus thermophilus genome segment GATTTACTGACGCCAATTACTTCAGCCGCATTTTTAAGGAGGCCACCGGAGAAACTCCGAGAGAATACCGCCAAAAGAAAAGTAAGAAATCAAAAGAAAAGTAAGGTGTAAGACCTTACTTTTTTGTCGGCCGAATTTTCAATTAAATTAAATGCGTATATTCAAATAAAAATGGCCTATCTATTTTGACATGTGGGCGATTAAGATGGTGGTAAACCACTAAACGGTACTTGACGAATGCGGAGGTTTTCACATGTCACACAGAACAGCCATTCGCGCCCCGCGGGGCACAACATTGAACACGAAAGGGTGGATTCAAGAGGCCGCTCTGCGCATGCTCATGAACAACCTCGACCCGGAAGTGGCAGAACGGCCGCAAGACCTCGTCGTGTACGGCGGCATTGGAAAAGCAGCCCGCAACTGGGAGAGTTTCAACGCCATCGTCGACACGCTAAAGCAGTTGGAAGACGACGAAACAATGCTCGTCCAATCGGGCAAACCCGTGGCCGTGTTTAAGACGCACACCGATGCGCCCCGCGTCTTAATCGCCAATTCCAACCTCGTCCCGGCGTGGGCCACGTGGGAGCACTTCCACGAACTGGACAAAAAAGGGTTGATCATGTACGGACAGATGACGGCCGGCAGCTGGATTTACATCGGCAGTCAAGGCATCGTCCAAGGAACGTACGAGACGTTCGCCGAATGCGCCCGGCGACATTTTAACGGCACGCTGAAAGGCACGGTTACCGTCACCGCCGGCCTGGGCGGGATGGGCGGCGCCCAACCCCTTGCCGTCACGATGAACGACGGCGTCGTCATCGCGGTGGAAGTGGACGAAACGCGCATCCAGCGGCGCCTCGACACGCGATACCTCGACATGAAGGTGGATACCCTCGATGAGGCCATTCGTCTGGCGGAAGAAGCAAAGCAAAAGGAGAAGGCTCTCTCGATTGGCTTACTCGGCAATGCGGCAGAAATTTTGCCCGAAATGGTGCGGCGCGGATTTGTCCCAGACATCGTGACGGATCAGACGTCCGCCCACGATCCCTTCAACGGCTACGTTCCCGCTGGGGTAACCCTGGAAGACGCACGCGAGATGCGCCAAGCGTCGCCTGACGCTGTCGTGAAAAAAGCCAAGGAGAGTATGGCCGTACACGTAGAGGCCATGCTCGAGATGCAGAAAAAAGGCGCCGTCGCCTTTGACTACGGCAACAACATTCGCCAGGTCGCCCACGACGAAGGTGTGAAAGATGCCTTTAATTTCCCCGGTTTTGTGCCGGCGTACATCCGGCCGCAATTTTGCGAAGGCAAAGGCCCCTTCCGCTGGGTCGCCCTCTCCGGCAACCCGGAAGACATATACAAAACGGACGAGGTCATTTTGCGGGAGTTCCGCGACAATGAACACTTGTGCAACTGGATTCGCATGGCCCGCGAAAAAATTGCCTTCCAGGGACTCCCGTCGCGCATCTGTTGGCTCGGCTACGGGGAGAGAGCCCGCTTCGGCAAAATCATCAACCAGATGGTGGCAGACGGCGAACTGGAAGCGCCGATCGTGATCGGACGGGACCACCTCGATTCCGGATCGGTCGCATCGCCAAATCGTGAAACCGAAGCCATGAAGGACGGCAGTGACGCCGTCGCCGACTGGCCGATCTTGAACGCCCTCATAAACGCCGTTGGCGGTGCCAGCTGGGTGTCCGTCCACCACGGCGGAGGAGTCGGCATGGGGTATTCTCTGCACGCCGGCATGGTCATCGTCGCCGACGGTACGAAAGCAGCCGAGGCGCGGCTGGAGCGCGTCTTAACGACCGATCCCGGCATGGGCGTGGTCCGTCACGCCGACGCTGGCTACGAGCTGGCGCAAAAAACCGCCCGCGAACGGGGTGTACACATCCCGATGTTGAAATAGGACAGTGAGCGCCGCATGAAAAGGACGTCCACAGTTGCCCGCATAACCCGAAGGTTGCGAATGTACTGAAAGGATGCACTTTGAGGATGACTGTCTATCGAAGCGTTAGAAATACAGCAGAGGAGGTCCGTCATGACGAAACCACTGTTTGTCCGCCGTGCAGCGCAACTCGTCACACTGCGCGGAACGTCTGAAACGCCGGTTAGTGGAAAACGCATGAGTGACTTAGGGATCATTGAAGACGGATCTGTTTGGGTCGAAGACGGAACCATTCGCTACGTCGGCCATGATTCAGACGTTTTGGCACAAGTGGGTGAGCGCCTGTCTGAAGCCGACCAGATTGATGCCCGCGGCAAAGTCGTCACCCCCGGCCTCGTCGACCCGCACACGCACGTCGTCTTCGCCGGAAGTCGTGAGAACGAGTTCGAAATGCGGCTCAGCGGGGCCACCTACATGGAGATTATGAATGCCGGCGGCGGCATTCACAGTACGACCCAAGCGACACGGAATGCATCAGAGGAACAGCTGTATCAGGAGACACTTCCACGGCTTGACCGCTTCCTGCAACACGGGGTGACCACAGTAGAAGCAAAAAGCGGTTACGGCCTGTCGCTGGAGCACGAACTGAAACAGTTGCGCGTCGCCAAACGGTTAGACGACGATCACCCCGTCGACATCGTCTCCACCTTTATGGGCGCCCACGCAGTCCCTGAAGCGTACAAAGACGATCCAGACCGCTTTGTCGACATTGTCATTCACGAGATGATCCCGAAAGTGGCCGAAAGCGGCCTAGCCGAATTTAACGACGTGTTTTGCGAACTGGGCGTCTTTACCCCGGAACAGTCAGAACGCATTTTAACCGCCGGAAAAGAACACGGCCTGTTGCCGAAAATACACGCAGACGAGATTGAACCGTACCGAGGGGCGGAGACCGCAGCCCGGGTCGGTGCCGTGTCGGCCGACCATTTGCTGCGCGTTACAGACGCAGGAATTAAGCAAATGGCCGATGCTGGTGTCGTGGCCGTTCTGCTGCCTGGGACCGCGTTCTTCCTCATGACTGAAGCGGCAAACGCCCGCAAAATGATCGATGCCGGCGTGCCGGTGGCGTTGTCGACAGACCGCAATCCCGGCTCATCGCCGACAGAATCGCTGCCGTTTATCATGAACTTGGGCTGCCTTTCAATGAACATGACGCCGGCTGAAGTCATTACTGCCGCCACGATCAACGCCGCCCACGCCATCAAGCGCGGCCACGTCATCGGTAGCGTCGAAACTGGCAAACAAGGCGATCTCGTCATTTTCGACGCTCCGAACGTCGCTTACATGCAGTACAATTACGCCGTCAATCTCGTCGACACAGTCGTGAAAAAAGGAAAGGTCGTGGTCAAACAAGGATCGCTCCTTTAAACAAAGAGCAGGTGATGAACATGACGACTTACCCGTACCCGCAATTAAATCCACCGCCTTTTGTCTGGCAAAAGGAAACCGGTGTCCGTGAACCCAAAGTTCACGAGTGGATCAGGTCGTTAAGCCCCGGCGCCGATCACGTTGAATGGCAAAACGTCGATGTCACCCTGTTGGGGGTCCCGCTGTCCCGCTCGTCGATCAGCGCCTCTGCCGCCAGTGAAACGCCCCACGCCATGCGCCAAGCGTGGAAAGGGTTTGTCCCGTACAACCTTGATTACGACGTAGATTTGACGCCGCTAAACGTCGTCGACTTGGGAGACGTGAAGCAGCACGTGACCGACATCGCCTGGAGCCACAAAGCCATTACAGATGCGATGTACGCCATGCGCACACACCATCCGAACACGTTTCCGCTGGCACTGGGCGGCGACCATTCGATAACGGCC includes the following:
- the hutU gene encoding urocanate hydratase; the protein is MSHRTAIRAPRGTTLNTKGWIQEAALRMLMNNLDPEVAERPQDLVVYGGIGKAARNWESFNAIVDTLKQLEDDETMLVQSGKPVAVFKTHTDAPRVLIANSNLVPAWATWEHFHELDKKGLIMYGQMTAGSWIYIGSQGIVQGTYETFAECARRHFNGTLKGTVTVTAGLGGMGGAQPLAVTMNDGVVIAVEVDETRIQRRLDTRYLDMKVDTLDEAIRLAEEAKQKEKALSIGLLGNAAEILPEMVRRGFVPDIVTDQTSAHDPFNGYVPAGVTLEDAREMRQASPDAVVKKAKESMAVHVEAMLEMQKKGAVAFDYGNNIRQVAHDEGVKDAFNFPGFVPAYIRPQFCEGKGPFRWVALSGNPEDIYKTDEVILREFRDNEHLCNWIRMAREKIAFQGLPSRICWLGYGERARFGKIINQMVADGELEAPIVIGRDHLDSGSVASPNRETEAMKDGSDAVADWPILNALINAVGGASWVSVHHGGGVGMGYSLHAGMVIVADGTKAAEARLERVLTTDPGMGVVRHADAGYELAQKTARERGVHIPMLK
- the hutI gene encoding imidazolonepropionase — translated: MTKPLFVRRAAQLVTLRGTSETPVSGKRMSDLGIIEDGSVWVEDGTIRYVGHDSDVLAQVGERLSEADQIDARGKVVTPGLVDPHTHVVFAGSRENEFEMRLSGATYMEIMNAGGGIHSTTQATRNASEEQLYQETLPRLDRFLQHGVTTVEAKSGYGLSLEHELKQLRVAKRLDDDHPVDIVSTFMGAHAVPEAYKDDPDRFVDIVIHEMIPKVAESGLAEFNDVFCELGVFTPEQSERILTAGKEHGLLPKIHADEIEPYRGAETAARVGAVSADHLLRVTDAGIKQMADAGVVAVLLPGTAFFLMTEAANARKMIDAGVPVALSTDRNPGSSPTESLPFIMNLGCLSMNMTPAEVITAATINAAHAIKRGHVIGSVETGKQGDLVIFDAPNVAYMQYNYAVNLVDTVVKKGKVVVKQGSLL